In a genomic window of Leifsonia xyli subsp. cynodontis DSM 46306:
- a CDS encoding adenylyltransferase/cytidyltransferase family protein, which translates to MTRRVGYAAGAFDLFHIGHLNILKHARSACDHLIAGVVSDDMLRLTKGIEPVVPLAERLEIVRQIRYVDEVCAETVPDKLDVWWELRFDVFFKGDDWRGTEKGMRLEREFAAVGVEVVYFPYTVTTSSSQLRRALDALAG; encoded by the coding sequence ATGACCCGCAGGGTCGGCTACGCAGCAGGGGCTTTCGACCTCTTCCACATCGGGCACCTCAACATCCTCAAGCACGCGCGATCGGCCTGCGACCATCTGATCGCCGGGGTGGTCTCGGATGACATGCTGCGGCTGACCAAAGGGATCGAGCCGGTCGTGCCGCTGGCCGAGCGGCTCGAGATCGTCCGGCAGATCCGCTATGTTGACGAGGTGTGCGCGGAGACGGTTCCGGACAAGCTCGACGTGTGGTGGGAGCTCCGGTTCGACGTATTCTTCAAAGGGGACGACTGGCGGGGCACGGAGAAGGGGATGCGCCTGGAACGCGAGTTCGCCGCTGTCGGCGTCGAGGTCGTGTACTTCCCTTACACCGTCACCACGTCC
- a CDS encoding glycoside hydrolase family 71/99 protein, translating into MSAPSATGIGGSFPIPAPGSSARKVFAHYFPPYPISIDNADPASDYYARNYLDPNGEGGKHLAYGGLLRDRPIGREPLGGDWRSTDLRTEVDQAADAGIDGFTLDLMSWSGQNWDTAVRLMQAAASAKRGFTVVPNLDAIAARVASAIK; encoded by the coding sequence GTGAGCGCCCCCAGCGCGACCGGAATCGGCGGTTCGTTCCCCATCCCCGCACCCGGATCGTCGGCCAGGAAAGTGTTCGCGCACTACTTTCCGCCGTACCCGATCTCGATCGACAACGCCGATCCGGCCTCGGACTACTACGCGCGCAACTACCTCGATCCGAACGGAGAGGGCGGCAAGCACCTGGCCTACGGCGGTCTGCTCCGGGACCGCCCGATCGGCCGCGAGCCGCTCGGCGGAGACTGGCGCTCGACCGATCTGCGCACGGAGGTGGACCAGGCGGCGGACGCGGGAATCGACGGGTTCACGCTCGATCTGATGAGCTGGTCCGGACAGAACTGGGACACCGCGGTCCGTCTCATGCAGGCCGCGGCCTCAGCGAAGCGGGGCTTCACGGTCGTCCCAAACCTGGATGCCATCGCTGCGCGCGTCGCCAGCGCGATCAAGTGA
- a CDS encoding DNRLRE domain-containing protein — protein sequence MTPFGPASPARGPEPKSGRFPRLWRTLTALGTAVALAVATAVPAAAATSGAPVGDSVTLAASQATWITSREPAAAHDRSPFLSATASADRAFLAFPTAQLAAGKTIASATLTLRVGSTAATTGGFQVYPTSANWKAASLTALNRPVSSATPANTALVKATAESSVSIPVRPSAIATGRDTGPSRSPTPSATSGPPSLHRGCPSSTRPRRRPRRPRALPRRPSRR from the coding sequence ATGACCCCGTTCGGACCCGCTTCCCCTGCCCGCGGTCCCGAACCGAAGAGCGGCCGCTTCCCCCGCCTCTGGCGTACGCTGACCGCCCTGGGAACGGCCGTCGCCCTCGCGGTCGCGACCGCCGTTCCCGCCGCTGCCGCCACGAGCGGCGCCCCCGTGGGGGACTCTGTGACACTCGCGGCCTCGCAGGCGACCTGGATCACGAGCCGAGAGCCCGCCGCAGCGCACGACCGCTCTCCCTTCCTCAGCGCGACCGCGAGCGCCGATCGCGCTTTCCTCGCCTTCCCGACGGCCCAGCTCGCCGCGGGCAAGACGATCGCTTCGGCCACTCTCACGCTCCGCGTCGGCTCGACCGCGGCCACCACCGGCGGATTCCAGGTCTATCCGACCTCCGCGAATTGGAAGGCCGCGAGCCTGACCGCGCTCAACCGCCCGGTCTCCAGTGCGACGCCCGCGAACACCGCGCTCGTCAAAGCGACGGCCGAAAGCAGCGTCAGCATCCCCGTGCGGCCCTCCGCGATCGCCACCGGGAGGGACACGGGGCCTTCGAGATCGCCTACTCCCAGCGCTACGTCGGGACCACCTTCACTGCACCGCGGCTGTCCATCGTCTACGCGGCCGCGCCGCCGGCCGCGCCGGCCACGAGCGCTCCCGCGCCGGCCGTCCCGCCGGTGA
- a CDS encoding sugar transferase translates to MSDTAIVLAVTVGAMLLRFGFDESGEPVAEFLAHSLTISLVIALAWLSMLTLYHTHDLRVVGVDVSEYKRVVNATALTFSLLAILFLLAKADIGQGSFIVALPAGTVCVLLSRWLWRRWLIRHRVFGHYLSRALVVGGLRDVDYVVDRIEKASGATYKVVGVALDTGKRTGSRKREALSRTISTKTQEVPIVSDLDGVAPAAARLGADTVIVAGRARGDGDFVRELSWKLEGTATSLVLASPLTDVAGPRIRFRPVEGLPLIQVEIPQFEGGKHLLKRAFDIVSAAFGLLLLTPLFAVIALLVKLEDGGPVFFSQERVGRGGESFRMFKFRSMAVDAEAELAGLRTQDEGNGVLFKMKHDPRVTRLGAVLRRFSLDELPQLLNVFLGDMSLVGPRPPLPSEAQGYENHVHRRLFIKPGLTGMWQINGRSDLSWEESVRLDLYYVENWSLLGDLVIVWRTLRVLLHPAGAY, encoded by the coding sequence GTGTCGGACACGGCGATCGTCCTGGCGGTCACGGTCGGTGCGATGCTCCTCCGATTCGGCTTCGACGAATCCGGCGAGCCGGTCGCGGAGTTCCTCGCCCATTCCCTCACGATCTCGCTCGTCATCGCGCTCGCCTGGCTGAGCATGCTGACCCTGTACCACACCCACGACCTCCGCGTCGTCGGCGTCGACGTCTCCGAGTACAAGCGCGTCGTCAACGCCACAGCCCTCACCTTCAGCCTCCTCGCCATCCTGTTCCTCCTGGCGAAAGCCGACATCGGGCAAGGCTCCTTCATCGTGGCGCTCCCCGCCGGGACGGTGTGCGTCCTGCTGTCGCGGTGGCTGTGGCGTCGCTGGCTCATCCGGCACCGGGTCTTCGGCCATTACCTCTCGCGGGCGCTCGTGGTCGGCGGTCTCCGCGACGTCGACTACGTGGTCGACCGCATCGAGAAAGCCTCGGGCGCCACCTACAAAGTCGTGGGCGTCGCGCTCGACACCGGCAAACGGACGGGCAGCAGGAAGCGCGAAGCGCTGAGCCGGACCATCTCGACGAAGACACAGGAGGTGCCGATCGTCTCCGACCTCGACGGGGTCGCTCCGGCCGCCGCGCGGCTGGGCGCCGACACGGTGATCGTCGCCGGCCGGGCCCGCGGCGACGGCGACTTCGTCCGCGAGCTGTCCTGGAAGCTGGAGGGGACCGCGACCAGTCTGGTCCTGGCCTCTCCCCTGACGGATGTCGCCGGGCCGCGCATCCGCTTCCGTCCTGTCGAGGGCCTCCCGCTGATCCAGGTCGAGATCCCGCAATTCGAGGGGGGCAAGCATCTCCTGAAGCGCGCCTTCGACATCGTCAGCGCCGCATTCGGCCTTCTGCTGCTCACGCCCCTGTTCGCCGTCATCGCCCTGCTCGTCAAACTGGAGGACGGCGGCCCGGTCTTCTTCAGCCAGGAACGGGTCGGGCGCGGCGGCGAGTCCTTCCGGATGTTCAAGTTCCGCTCGATGGCGGTGGACGCCGAGGCCGAGCTGGCGGGGCTCCGCACACAAGACGAGGGGAACGGCGTGCTGTTCAAGATGAAGCACGACCCTCGCGTCACCCGCCTCGGAGCGGTGCTGCGCCGATTCTCCCTGGACGAACTGCCGCAGCTTCTCAACGTCTTCCTCGGCGACATGAGCCTGGTCGGACCGCGGCCCCCGCTCCCGTCCGAAGCGCAGGGATACGAGAACCATGTCCACCGCCGCCTGTTCATCAAGCCGGGGCTGACCGGGATGTGGCAGATCAACGGGCGCTCCGATCTCTCCTGGGAGGAGAGCGTGCGGCTGGACCTCTACTACGTCGAGAACTGGTCGCTGCTCGGCGACCTCGTCATCGTCTGGCGGACGCTGCGAGTGCTCCTGCACCCCGCCGGAGCCTATTGA